In the Deltaproteobacteria bacterium genome, CTATTACTTAAAACATGCCAACGCCAAGGAGATGGCGGAGGTTCTTTCTTCCCTCGTTTCGGGGAAGAAGACCGATAAAAGCAAAAAAACATCGGCCACGACGGCTACCTCTGAAACGGCTACTACCACCAAGGAATCGGCGGCGCCGGGGGCCGCGTCGCTCGAATTGACCGGTGAGGTCAAAATCACGGCGGACGAGGGGACCAATGCCCTCGTGATCACGGCGTCGCCCAAGGATTATGAAACGCTCGTCGAGCTGGTGTTGAACAAGCTCGATATCCCAAGGCGGCAGGTTTATCTGGAAGCGGTGGTGATGGAGTTGAGCGTGAATAAATCCAAAACGATCGGGGTCTCCGGCAACATGGGAAATATCTTGAGCTTGGCAGGGGGGGACAAACTGGCCGCCTTTGGCTCCATTTTGCCCACCTTCCCCTCCACCATCGCCAGCATCGCGGGGGCCTCCGGCGGGGCGGCCGGCGGCATCGCCTCGGAGCGAACCGTCAGCTTCACCGACTCCAACGGCGATACCGTTGAAATTCCGGCCGTAAGCGCGATTCTACAGGCATTGCAGTCCGATACCGATGTAAACGTTCTTTCAACCCCCAGCATTCTGACACTCGATAATCAGGAGGCGACGATTCAGGTCGGCCAAGAGGTTCCGGTTCCTTCGGGGACCACGGTCTCCAGCGGCGTCACCACATTTTCCGTCACCCGCGAAGACACCGGCATTATTCTCAAGATCACCCCGCAGGTCTCGGAGAGCAACACCGTTCGTCTGACCCTCGAACAGGAGGTCACCGATGTTATCTCTACCGATGCCACGCTGGGCCCTACACTCACCAAGCGGTCGGTTCAGACGGTGGTGGTGGCCAACGACAAGCAGACGATTGTCATTGGAGGCCTGATTGACGACAGCACCAGCGTGACGACGCATAAGGTGCCATTGTTGGGGGATATCCCCGTTTTGGGGAACCTCTTTAAAAACCGGACCACGGCTAAGGAAAAGACGAATATCGTCGTATTTGTTACCCCCTACATTATTCGGGAGCGGGCTGATTATCTCGAAATTTTAAAGAAGAAGATCGAGGAGCGGAATCTTTTTATCGAGATGAACTACGGCGCCTCCCAGCGAAAGGCCATCCGCGAGTCGATCAAAAATCACGCCAAAGAACTTCTGGAATACAAGACGGCCGTGCGACAGGAGGTTGGCGCCTATTCATCCACCCCTTCCACCACCTCCGACCCGGTGGTTACCCCCGCGACGGAAGAGGGGGTTCGTTACCGGGAAAAATCACGCTAAATCCCCCCTAACCCCCCTTTTTCAAAGGGGGGGAGTACGAATCTCCCCCTTTGTAAAAGGGGGACCAAGGGGGATTTTTAAGTTCTCTGGTCATTCACCCCCAAATGAGGTAAAATTCCTCCGGTATTCGTATGGAAGACAAAAGCCTCGGACAAATTCTTCTCGAACACACGCCGCTGACGCCCCAGCAACTCGAGGAGGCCCTTGTGGTCCAGAGGGAGAAGGGGGCCAGGCTCGGCGAGGCGCTGGTCCAGCTCCGATTTTTAAGGCCGCAGGATATCACCCGCGCCCTCTCCATTCAGATGGGAATTCCCTATGTTTCCGAAATTGCCCCCGACCAGATCCCCAACGATCTTATCGCCAAGGTTCCCATCAACTTCGCCAAGAAAAACGAAATCCTCCCCATCCGGCTGGAAGACGGCCATGTGGTGGTGGCGATGGCCGACCCGGTCAACCACTGGGCGCTGGATGACCTTCATCTTTTGTTCGAACAGCCGGTAAAGCCGGTGATCGGCAGTTCCCAGCAGATCACCGACGCCATCAACGCCTGCTACAACCGCCAGGCGGGGACTGAAGCCGGGGTCATGAGCGACCTCGGCGAAGAGGGGCTGGAGATGACCGATAATCTGGAAGAGGTGCAGGACCTTCTGGAATCGGACGACGAGGCCCCCATCATCCGCCTGGTCAACCAGTTGTTATTCCGCGCCGCCAAACAGAGGGCTTCGGATATCCACATCGAACCGTTTGAAAAGGAGCTGGTCGTCCGTTTCCGCGTGGACGGGGTTCTCTACGACATCATGCATCCGCCGCGGAAGGCGCAAAACAGCATCCTCTCGCGCGTGAAGATCATGGCCAATCTGAACATCGCCGAAAAGCGCCTCCCGCAGGATGGCCGGATCCGCATCAAGGTGGCGGGCAAAGACATCGACATCCGCGTTTCCACGCTTCCCACATCGTTCGGCGAGAGCGTCGTTATGCGGCTCCTCGATCGGAGCAAGGTGCTCTTAAACCTCGACAATGTCGGCCTCGAAGGGGAAAATCTGAAAAAAATCCGTGATCTCATCCATCACTCCCACGGCATTATCCTCGTCACCGGCCCGACCGGTTCCGGAAAAACGACCACCCTCTATGCGGCCTTGACCGAAATCAACGCCCCCGACGTGAAGATCATCACCTGCGAGGATCCGGTGGAATACCAGCTGGAGGGGATCAACCAGTCGCAGGTGAATCCGAAGATCGACCTCACGTTCGCCAATCAGCTTCGCGCCATTCTGCGCCAGGACCCCGATGTCATCATGATCGGCGAAATCCGCGACAAGGAGACGGCCGAAATCGCCGTGCAGGCCTCGCTCACCGGCCATCTGGTCATTTCCACCCTTCACACCAACGATTCCGCCTCGTCGGCCACCCGGTTGATCGACATGGGTGTTGAGCCCTTTCTGATTGCAAGCTCGTTGATCGGCATTGTGGCGCAGAGGCTCGTCCGCACCGTTTGCAAGGAGTGCGCCGAGTCGTACGACCCGAGCGATTTTGAGCTGGAACAGTTGGCCATTTCGCGCGAGGCGACCTCCGGGAGGAGAATCTACCGTCCTCGCGGGTGCGGTGTCTGTCAGGAGACCGGTTATGCCGGCCGGACAGCGGTGCATGAAATCCTGTTGATCGACGACGAAGTGCGCGGGCTGATTACCCACTCTGCCGACGCCATTGCCATCAAAAAAGAGGCGATGAAAAAGGGAATGTTCACTCTCCGCGAGGCGGGAGTTCAGCTGATCTTGAACGGCAAGACCACCGTCGAAGAGGTTCTGGCCCTGACGCAGGAAGATGTGGTGAGAGGATAAATTCCAAATGCCAAATTCCAAACAAAAAGACAAACGACAATGTCAAAATTTTTTTAATTCGTTTGGATTTTGAAATTTGAATTTTATTTGGAATTTGGATTTTGGAATTTGATATTTGTTTTTACGATGGCCGTCTACGCCTACAAGGGAATCGATTCCAAAGGAAAGCAGGTCTCCGGCGTTGTCGATGCCGAAAACGACCGGGCCGCGCGGTTGAAACTGCGCAAGACCGGCGTTTTTACCTCGGAAATCTATCTGGAAGGATCGAAAAAGGGCTTCAGCCTCGGTGGAAAGGGGGGACCGGCCTTTCTTCAGCGGGTCAAAACCAAAGAGCTGGCCCACATGACCCGCCAGCTGGCGACCCTTATGGGGGCCAATATTCCGCTGGTTGACGCTCTGGGGGCCCTTCAGGAACAAGTTGAAAATCCCCTTCTCAAAAAATCGCTTTCCCAAATCAAGGACAAGGTAACCGAGGGATCCCGCCTGGCCGACGCCATGAAGGCCTTTCCCAAAATCTACAACGATTTGTATGTTCACATGATCCGCGCCGGCGAGGCCTCCGGGGCGCTGGAGGGGGTCTTGGGTCGGCTCGCCGATTTCACCGAATATCAGGCTCTGCTCAAAAGCAAGGTGACCAGCGCGATGATGTATCCGGTGATCATGGCTTTGGTGGGGATGTCGCTCATGATGTATCTTTTGATCAGCGTCGTTCCGAAGATCGTCTCGATCTTCGAGGATGCCGAGGCGGTGCTCCCCCTCCCCACGCGGATTCTGATGAACACCTCTTCGTTTACCCAAAGCTACTGGTATTTGATCATCCTCGGCATGGCGCTTGCCGTCTATCTGATCCGCCGATACGCCAAAACGCCCCAGGGGCGCATGAAGATCGACCGGATGTCGCTTAAGGCCCCCATCTTCGGCGAACTTTTCCGCAAGATCGCCCTTTCCCGTTTTTCGCGGACCCTTTCCACCCTCCTTCGGAGCGGCGTGCAACTTTTACAGGCCCTCGATATTGTGAAAAACGTTGTCAACAATATGGTCTTGTCCGAGGCGATAGACAGCACCCAGCACAGCGTGAAGGAAGGGGAGTCGATTGCCGAACCCTTGAGACGGAGCGGCCAGTTTCCCCCGATGGTCATTCACATGATCGCGGTGGGGGAAAAAACCGGGGCGCTGGAGACGATGCTCGAAAAGGTGGCCAATACCTTCGACACCGAGGTGGATACGACCGTTTCCACCATGACCACCCTTTTGGAGCCGCTGATGATTCTGGTGATGGGAGGGGTTGTCTCATTTATTGTGTTGTCAATTCTGCTTCCAATCCTTAAAATGTCCGAACTCTAAAAGGAGGGTTCCCAAGCCGCGCCGCCGGTGGCGGATGAAGCGGCTTGGGAGCGGAGCCCGCAGAGGGAAAAAGTGATTTAGTTAAACGTGAAATAAGATAAGGAGAAACTTATGTTGAAACGATTATTCAAACCGGTAGCACCGGTGGTAAATGACGCGGGCATGACGCTCATCGAAATCATGGTGGTGGTGGCCATCATCGCCGGCATCACCGGCCTTATCGCCGTGAACGTCCTCGGCCGGAAGGAAAAGGCCAACATCGATCTCACCAAAACGCAGATATCCAATCTGCTGAACGCCCTCGACCAGTACAAGCTGGACAACCACTCCTATCCCTCGTCGGATCAGGGGCTGGAGGCCCTTGTCGAAAAACCGTCTTCCGGGAAGGTCCCCGAAAATTATCCCGAAGACGGTTACCTTAAAAAACTTCCGAAAGACGGATGGGGCGAAGAGTTCAACTATGCCAGCCCCGGTTCTCACGGCAACAAGGTGGAGGTCTGGTCCTCCGGCCCCGACAGCGAAGAGGGAAATGAAGACGACATCAACAGCTGGGAGGACACGGAAGATAAGGAATGAGTTCTGCGGAGAAGTCAGCGGACGGTTTGCGGTTCCCTTCAGGCCATCTGGCCGGCGGCACTGCCGCCTTTACGCTCATCGAACTGCTGGTGGTCATCGCTATTGCCGCGGGCATGATGGGGCTTGCCATCAGTTTTGTCGGTGGTTCGTTTAACACCGAGGTCAAAAAAGAGTCATCCCATCTGATCGGCACCATCCGTTTTCTCTACAACCAGTCCGCCGCCAAAAACCGGTATTACCGCCTTGTGTTCGACCTCGACAATCAGGCCTACTGGATCGAATCGAGCGAGGAGCCTTTTTATGTGACCACACAGGCGGAAGACGAGGCGGACGCCAAAAAAACCGGGAAAGAGGAAAAAAAGACGGAAGAAGAGGAAAAAGATGCGGATGAAGAGGGAGAGGAATCAAAGGGATTCTCCACAGCCGAGGAAGAGGAAGAGGGATTCAAGAAGGTGGTTTTCGACAAGGAGGTCCGCATTCGCGACGTCTATGTGGCCCATCAGGAGGGGTTGGTCGCGGAGGGGCAAGCTTGGCTTTATTTTTTCCCCAGCGGCCAGACCGAAATGGCGGTGATTCATTTTTCGAATGAGGAACAGGACGCC is a window encoding:
- the gspD gene encoding type II secretion system secretin GspD, coding for MSVLLLPHAVFSQEEASPATAKPAVSPALEEKYGGEQPAGVPADSGTPPADTGLVPAGLTPSEELIYLNATDVEIKDLIKQISKATGTNFLIDDKIKGKITIISEKPMNKDMAYQAFLSALQVMGYTTVITPGGLVKVVDTKESITEPLEIFKDETPNTDKYITRIVQVKNISANELSSVVKGLVSKDGNLFAYPSTNSLILTDSGSNIDRIMKIIRELDQEGPQEVIEIIPIKYADAKDITEKITSLFEGAGATGKTATTRRTSRRGAEAGGELEETPQISKVISDDRTNAIIILGSKRSIVKVRSLIARLDTPTGGAEGAIHVYYLKHANAKEMAEVLSSLVSGKKTDKSKKTSATTATSETATTTKESAAPGAASLELTGEVKITADEGTNALVITASPKDYETLVELVLNKLDIPRRQVYLEAVVMELSVNKSKTIGVSGNMGNILSLAGGDKLAAFGSILPTFPSTIASIAGASGGAAGGIASERTVSFTDSNGDTVEIPAVSAILQALQSDTDVNVLSTPSILTLDNQEATIQVGQEVPVPSGTTVSSGVTTFSVTREDTGIILKITPQVSESNTVRLTLEQEVTDVISTDATLGPTLTKRSVQTVVVANDKQTIVIGGLIDDSTSVTTHKVPLLGDIPVLGNLFKNRTTAKEKTNIVVFVTPYIIRERADYLEILKKKIEERNLFIEMNYGASQRKAIRESIKNHAKELLEYKTAVRQEVGAYSSTPSTTSDPVVTPATEEGVRYREKSR
- the gspE gene encoding type II secretion system ATPase GspE, translated to MEDKSLGQILLEHTPLTPQQLEEALVVQREKGARLGEALVQLRFLRPQDITRALSIQMGIPYVSEIAPDQIPNDLIAKVPINFAKKNEILPIRLEDGHVVVAMADPVNHWALDDLHLLFEQPVKPVIGSSQQITDAINACYNRQAGTEAGVMSDLGEEGLEMTDNLEEVQDLLESDDEAPIIRLVNQLLFRAAKQRASDIHIEPFEKELVVRFRVDGVLYDIMHPPRKAQNSILSRVKIMANLNIAEKRLPQDGRIRIKVAGKDIDIRVSTLPTSFGESVVMRLLDRSKVLLNLDNVGLEGENLKKIRDLIHHSHGIILVTGPTGSGKTTTLYAALTEINAPDVKIITCEDPVEYQLEGINQSQVNPKIDLTFANQLRAILRQDPDVIMIGEIRDKETAEIAVQASLTGHLVISTLHTNDSASSATRLIDMGVEPFLIASSLIGIVAQRLVRTVCKECAESYDPSDFELEQLAISREATSGRRIYRPRGCGVCQETGYAGRTAVHEILLIDDEVRGLITHSADAIAIKKEAMKKGMFTLREAGVQLILNGKTTVEEVLALTQEDVVRG
- the gspG gene encoding type II secretion system major pseudopilin GspG, producing MLKRLFKPVAPVVNDAGMTLIEIMVVVAIIAGITGLIAVNVLGRKEKANIDLTKTQISNLLNALDQYKLDNHSYPSSDQGLEALVEKPSSGKVPENYPEDGYLKKLPKDGWGEEFNYASPGSHGNKVEVWSSGPDSEEGNEDDINSWEDTEDKE
- a CDS encoding prepilin-type N-terminal cleavage/methylation domain-containing protein, whose protein sequence is MSSAEKSADGLRFPSGHLAGGTAAFTLIELLVVIAIAAGMMGLAISFVGGSFNTEVKKESSHLIGTIRFLYNQSAAKNRYYRLVFDLDNQAYWIESSEEPFYVTTQAEDEADAKKTGKEEKKTEEEEKDADEEGEESKGFSTAEEEEEGFKKVVFDKEVRIRDVYVAHQEGLVAEGQAWLYFFPSGQTEMAVIHFSNEEQDANMSIVVNPITGRCAVKTGYIDYETLEEIE
- the gspF gene encoding type II secretion system inner membrane protein GspF is translated as MAVYAYKGIDSKGKQVSGVVDAENDRAARLKLRKTGVFTSEIYLEGSKKGFSLGGKGGPAFLQRVKTKELAHMTRQLATLMGANIPLVDALGALQEQVENPLLKKSLSQIKDKVTEGSRLADAMKAFPKIYNDLYVHMIRAGEASGALEGVLGRLADFTEYQALLKSKVTSAMMYPVIMALVGMSLMMYLLISVVPKIVSIFEDAEAVLPLPTRILMNTSSFTQSYWYLIILGMALAVYLIRRYAKTPQGRMKIDRMSLKAPIFGELFRKIALSRFSRTLSTLLRSGVQLLQALDIVKNVVNNMVLSEAIDSTQHSVKEGESIAEPLRRSGQFPPMVIHMIAVGEKTGALETMLEKVANTFDTEVDTTVSTMTTLLEPLMILVMGGVVSFIVLSILLPILKMSEL